One Enterococcus silesiacus genomic window carries:
- a CDS encoding SAM-dependent methyltransferase, whose protein sequence is MLQTALHFSHTLLKEVVEPGASVVDATMGNGNDTAFLAQLVGSKGLVYAFDIQEAALINTEKKLTELGLTEQVTLFHKGHETIEETIPTETSLTAAVFNLGYLPKSDKQIITKPDTTKKALDAILTRLKPKGRIILVVYYGHTGGEAELALVQDYSQKLPQEEYSVLTYQFVNQRNNPPILFCIEKK, encoded by the coding sequence ATGTTGCAAACAGCTCTTCATTTTAGCCATACACTGTTAAAAGAAGTGGTAGAACCAGGTGCTTCCGTTGTCGATGCTACTATGGGCAATGGCAATGATACAGCATTTCTAGCACAGCTTGTTGGTTCGAAAGGCTTAGTTTATGCATTTGATATACAAGAAGCAGCCTTGATAAACACTGAAAAAAAACTCACTGAATTAGGCTTAACAGAACAAGTTACTTTGTTTCATAAGGGGCACGAAACCATTGAAGAGACGATCCCAACAGAAACAAGCCTGACTGCCGCTGTCTTTAATCTGGGATATCTTCCTAAAAGTGACAAACAAATCATCACAAAACCAGATACAACTAAAAAAGCCTTAGATGCTATACTGACTAGATTAAAGCCTAAAGGACGGATTATTTTAGTTGTTTATTATGGACATACAGGCGGTGAAGCAGAATTAGCATTAGTCCAAGACTATTCTCAAAAACTACCTCAAGAAGAATATAGCGTCTTGACTTACCAGTTTGTTAATCAGAGAAACAATCCGCCGATTTTGTTTTGTATTGAAAAAAAATAA